The stretch of DNA GTTCCAGACTGGCGCCGTTACCGACGTGCTCGCCTCatctgcttctcctccctcagATCTCTACACGGACGTTCTGGACTGTAAGGTCAGATGTGAGGAGAACCTGACGCCGAGCGTCGGCGGCTTCTTTGTGGAGAAGTTTGTAGCCACCATGTATCACTACCTTCAGTTTTCCTATTATAAATGTAAGAGCGCCGGCAGAAGACGCCCCTCTGGGCGGAGGCTTTTGGACCGCGCTGACTCGGTTCTGTCACCTCTTCCAGTGAACGACGTGAAGAACGCTGCCCCATGTGCGGCCAGTTACATGCTGTTTGACCCTAAAGACCAGGTGATGCGGCAGAATGTGGAGTATTATCGCTTCTACCGGGAGCAGTGGGGGCTGGAGGAGAGCGACTTTCAGCCACGGCCCGTGAGTCGCACGCACGTTTGCTGCCTTTCGGCGCGTTTTCAGGTTCTTGCCGACCTGAACGTGATCCTGGCGCCAACCGTTGTGGCTCTGGATCGGTGGAGAGGACGAGAGCTCCTGGCGACTTTGTTCTGCTTCAGCACAACAGCTGATGTTGCCGTCTGTTTTTCAGGAGGCCCTCGTGTATTTCAACGTGACCACCAAGCAGAGGGAGATGCTGGAGTTTGCGCGGAACTATCTGCAGACCGACGAGGAGGTACGGTCCCGACGCCGATCCGCAAAAACACGATGAAGCTGCTGATTAGCTTTGTTAGCGAATGAAAAAGATCTTCGGGGAACATCAGAAATGCTCTTTTGTCTCCAGCactgtgggggtgtgtgtgtgtgtttgtcagtgtcTGCGTTTGACTGACAGCggctgctttttcctttttgcttcCAGACAATAATGACTAttaatttggtcttttttcatttgaaacgaGACCACATGACAGGGCCACATATTCATCAAAAGGCGCCAACAGTTCTCCTGCAGCCACAAGTGGCAATTATGATGGCTAAAACACACTGTAGCGGCAAATTAACATCTTCAAATCACCTCACTCTAACAATAAAAGTCTGAGGAAGAGTGAAGCAGCAaaggatccaggagggggggggctgaaggcAGCGGAAGTGAAAGCAGGAGGGAGGCTGTATTTTCCGTCAGCAGCATGTGGAATGTGACTGGGAGCCGTTGGCCACGTCTAATTTGCCGGGTGggcctctccccccccccccccatccgagCACAGCAGCAGACCTGAGGGGGGAGCAGGGGGTGTAAAGTAGCAGTAGACCTGAGGGGGCGGTGAGTTACAGGCTGCAAACGTGACTCGCAGACCCAAAAGAGTGAGAAAGTAGAATTTTGAGGATGGGGtcggtgtgtgggtgtgtgtgtgtgtgtgtgtgtgtgtggggggggggggacgacaaCTGCTGCTCCTGACTGAGGGTTCGGGTTTGTTGCAGGACGTGGTGAGTCCAGAGGAAACGGCCTCCTCCCAGTCAGAGCACCCCGACACCGAGTTCGAGGGGATGGGGGATTACGAGGAGTCCTTCATAGCCGACTGGTGGCAGGAACCCAAAACGAAGGGGGACGCTGGTGAGGTAGAAGACTGAAGGAagctgctcccccccccacacacacacaaagacactcGTACAGCCGAACCGATGCAGACTGAAGATTGACGCTGTCTTCGTGAGCGCCGCCTCACTGGCTGGAGCGCCGGCGCCGATGACGTCCCATCTCTTATTTAATGGAGCCGAAGCCTCTGCTGTCATAAGGAAGGTGACATGTAGCTTTTCTTATGAACTTAATAAAGTCTTATTTAAATATATGTCCTGAATTCATAATGGAAAAGCTCTAATATAAAGGTTGATCAGAGGAATGTTTAAGGGTGGGAAACAAATTATTTTTGCTCCAACAACTCCAAAGTTAATccagaggaaaagcagagatTTATAAATCGGAGCCTCGCTGATCAAAATAGTAACACTTCCAAAGCTGTTTACGTCCTCCAGTCAGCACAAAAAGTGACACACGTTTCTCTCATGTTCGACTTTATTTTTAGAATTTATTTTCTTCCACATCAGTTCAAATGCAAGCctcacttttcttttcaaaaggtAGTGCTAAAAATATGGAACAAGATGAATCTCCCCCTAAATTTCTAAATCAAATCCAAACAGATTGTACTTGATGCCGACTCTGACCTATCGTGGGAATAGTGCATTCTCCATAGTGCAAAGCTCAAATAGCCCGAACTGACCTCGGACACGTCGAGGGTCCAGACAAGCTTTCTCTTCCTTGACAGTGGGGACCAGTACAGAGCCACTGGGAGGAGGCGCTTCTCCACGACTCTGGGCTCTCAACACATGTAGACTTCAGTGAGGGctgtgatgatggagggaggccAGCGTAGCGTAGCCGCTACACAACACAGAAGATCCAGGGAGGCCGCaggaggtgctgcaggtcaggtcCACAGACCGACGTCTGGAAACACGTCCAACCCATCTCAGAGCTTGGAGACCAACCTTCAGTGCTCCAGCGCCTTTAACATTCAGTCCATCGTGCACATATCTATAAACAAGTGTGCATACAGGTGGCTAGTGCTCATTCTTCAAAGGTAAATAAGAAACCATGACTTTTGATtcagtgctgttttttttccctgtttccatggcagcagcACTCACAGTTTGTAGAAAGAAAGGATGACCTAGAGGTAAAAACCTGCCTACCTACCTGTGATAGGAGGAGTGTTAAAGTGTCCCTAACACTActgtaaacacacatacattcaGTCTCTTTGAAAAACATACATTCTCTGGTGAACGGACGCACAGGTTAAACCTCTGGAGTGTACAAACAATGGCCTGAAAGAggacgtacacacacacacatacacacacacacacattgtggaATGTAAGTTGGTCCGTTTGTGGTTAAAAAACACTAAGTTATGGTCTCGGCTGATTCAAAGTCCAGcgttttaaagtgttttcagaACCTAGCTTCCCTTTTTTATCTACCTGAAATCTTGTGTGCGGGGGGGTTCAAacagttttttcctttttggaatGCTCATTTTACATGAATTTTACTCCTTTCACAATCTgtctttgggggaaaaaaacatgctaGTGACAGTTTGCTttaggatttcttttttcagttgATTCCCGAAGAGGATGAAACGCCGCCAGTCAGTCGATCctgcaaaaatgtaaaatgttcagCAAAAGTGTAAAAtgttcagcttcctgtttgtaaCCCGAGTCCCTCGGCTTGTTTAGTAGTCAAACATTTAGATCCGTTTGACATGGGTCCATTGTTGACATGTTCTTCATCACACTGTCCAAGATgggagagagatgggagacaCATTCTTAGACACCAGGAAGAtcctggagcccccccccccacagggagAGCCACCTGCCCACGACCTGGCTGGAACAGTGGGAGGAGCTCCTCGGGCCCTCGGGGCAGATGGAGCGGGAACAGACATCGGAAGAGATTTGGAGAGATTCAGGGACACAAGTGGAAGACTGTTGTTGGTTCCCCTCTTCTCTGATGTGGAGACGACACagtgtgaagaggaagacggGAGGAGACAGAACACAGAGACGGAACGAAGGACCAAGCGTCTTATCCTCCCCCAGAtctgaaagagagaggaaaatgtTTAAGAGCAGATGAGAAGACCGACACTTTCCTTTGCATGTGCGGAAATGAGAAAACCTGCTTCCgtttttaaagattaaagcAATGAGATGGGCTCAGCTGCTGGGAGGAACACTCGAAACTACACAACTGAGCCTTTGTGGGCTTCAGATTTTTTCATGTTGTGGTGCGAGAGTGCATGAGGTCAGCTCAAAGGTGCCCCCCCAGGAAGGGGGCACTGAGAAATCATCGTCCTGCCAAAGCATACCTTCCCCTTCGAATGTTCCTGCATCCCACGGGTGCATGTCAGGAGAGAAGACAACATGTTAGTGCTGGACtagaaaaaacccacaaacagtCTGATGAGGATCTACACGTAAAACCCACAAGAATTCTGAATCAAAATATCTGTTAATTATCCTTTAAACCATCAACTTGTGTTGATCCATTAATTATCCTTCAGTTCTTCCTGGTAGTGACGAGATCACATGCAGCAGGACGccaaacgcccccccccccccctctacaCTGACACGACCCTGCACCTCTCAGgtcagaacaggaagaggaacctGCTGTTCCAGctcatgcacacgtgcacagacatCCCGTCTGACGCTTAAAGGACAGGTGTGAAACGGAATCAATTATCTTCATTTGTgatcatttgtgtgtttgacgTCCTTTGAGGCCAGAATATCGACGGTAGAAACAACGGCAAGCATGCAAGTGGAATGAAGCAGGAGCGTTTCAGCAGAGCTTTTGGGTTCAGACGCTGCTACCAGGAAAACGCAGCTAAACAGCAGCCAACTGTCACCACCACGTCACATCTTCAGGATGCCAGCTAACAACTTTGGAGCAGCGCAGTGCAGGTTCCTGGCAGAGCTACACCTCCGTGCTGCAGGCtgggcaggagaaggaggaggtgcaggatgGAGCTGGGGCCTCATTCATGACTACAACTAAACCAATGTGGGATTTGATGAACTCCCCAGCTCTCTTCTCCCCGAGTGGCAAATGGGCATCTATCTCAAGGAGTGGGGGTGAAGGTGGCGGAGTTCCTTAATGTAGAAGCAGACAGGTACACAAAGGCATGCCAGAACTCTTACTTAAATCCCCATCCTGTTCCCCCTAGGACTATAGCTGCCAGGAGAATAGCACCTGCGATGGACCCTATTATGATATTGGTGCCACTGGGACCTGcgcagaggaaggagggaggaagggtgcggaggaggaagaggaggagtagaaacaaaacaaccccactaaaaacacacatcagaGGACAGGATCACCGTACATCAACAACGTCAActcagaaagagaaaagaggcgGAAGGGGAAGTACCTGAAGAccgagagagatggagggaaagaagaCACCAGCAAgtggggtggaggtgggaggaggggcgggtgaGCGAGGGAGAcagcaaacaaagacaaaaagagagagagtgagtttGATTACTTTGTTCTtattctccctctcctgctctcagCTGGAGCTCAGGGTGGGTTTTTGGCTCTATGAGAGCAGCTGCGTGTTTGGCTGTGTGTCAGCGGCAGACTGCAAGAAAGTATAAGGAGACATTTGAGGATGACGGCACCTACAGGAGCTTCAGGGtgccccccacaacacacacacacacacacacacacacacactaaacatGCACCAATGTTCTCCTAGCATCCAAAATCAAAAGAAGACCAAAGAAAGCACATTAGAACAGAGAAAAACTACAATGACAATGAGCATAGACTATGAGGGGGGAgacgagacagagagagacggaaAGAGACGATTTTAAGTTGCTTTCTAGACCTTTCTTCTCTGGGCCCATTTGGACCGTGGGCTCGGGGATGGGGTCAAAGACGCTGCAGTCCTTCCCCGTGTAGTCTCTGTCACAGATACACTTCACCTCATTGCTGCACGTCTGCAAGAGAGAAGGAAATCATGATCAAAAGCTCCATTACAACAGGCATGAAGAGAAAACTAAAGCCTGGAAACAGGCTTGTTGCTGCTTTGCGGCCCCTGttgggttgtttgtttgttttttaccccATGGTCAGAACAGATGCGCCCAAAGTTGGAGCCGGCGCAGGTGCTGAGGTTGAACGCGGCCACAGGGAGGCAGCGTCGGTCCAGACACATCATGTTGGGCCCACAGGGAGTGCCATCCTCCACATAGCCCAGGTCTGATCCATCCTCCAACAGAGCATGGCCTCCTCTGACGGAAACATTCAGGCTCTTCAGAACTGCAGGCAGCCTTAGCgacagcagcgggggggggggggggcggttttACCTGCAGTCCAGGTACTTGTTCTGATGGTACAGGGTGAAACTGGTCACCTCGCCCTGCAGATCTCCAAACTTTGGCTTCATCGTCACGTTGGCACAGAAGAGGAAGCCACACAAAACGTCCCTACGCACAAATATCACCAGTCTGGGAACCATCGGTGCAAGAAAAGCGCCCAGGATGGAGGGAACTGGCGTGACTCACGGTTTATTGCACTGCAGCCAGCCTCGGCCTTCGGGGCCTGGACCACAGTTGCCTTTCTCCGTCCCCTCTGCATTCAGCTTCTCATAACAAAATCTGTCGGCCGAATCTGTGAGggcaaacaaagacacaaatgagtctgtcaggaggagagagagacacaaatCCACAACCACAAATCCTCAGTGCATACAGTAATAGCAACCATGGGGCATCAAAACTACCTGTATACGGCACATAAAGAGGTAATGAGCAACATGTTTATGCTTACTGTAACCCCAAAGTCTCCTGCACTGTCCATCATGAGTCCTGCATCGTCCACTGTAACAGCGGCCCTGgggacacacagcagctgtcacCCGCCtacatgggggaggggggggggggggggtgagaaaaCGGGCCACAAACATACCTGATTGTTGTCGCACATGTATCCATCCAGCTTGTGCACATTATGAGGACACTACAaaagagcagaaccagcaaacGTCAGGTTTGTGAGGTTTTTCTTCTCCGTCCTGATGTTCGTCTACTACCTGACTGGAGTCCCCGGTGCAGGTTTCTGGAATGTCGCAATCGTTCACAGTGTCTCGACACACCACGCCCCTCAGCTCATACTGTGGAAAGGTGAATTAAGGATGTCAGGCCTCAAAACTAAATAGGGACTTAATTGTTGCATATTGCTGCCTTTTGCTCACAATTGTTTTATCAATTTATAAATAGGGACGTGCACTGTGTTACACCCTTTCATGGTCTGCATTTGGTTCCACACACACCTTGCACCCACTGCAACAGAGTCCGTTGCTGCACATAGCATCATGGGTAAGAGTGCACTTCTTACAGCAGGCTCCTCCGCTCCGTGCAcactcctgcagccacagacaaGAAAATCCTTCAGCTTAggtccagcacacacacacacacacacacacacacacacacgcgcacacacacacggacacgcacacacacacacacacacacacggacacgctGGTGCGCAAAAAGTAACAGCAGGTGCAACCCGTCTGGACCATACTTAAAAGACGTCCAACCACACACTCACCACCTGGGATCCACAGTCACACTCCTCCCCTGGTTCCACAAATCCATTACCACACTCAGGAGGGTCCAGCAGCTGAGAGACGGACAGAACTTATATGAGTACATGTGAGACAGATGGATGGGACGTGCTGGCAAAGAGCCACAGACATTTGCATTACACAAACACTGTTTTACAAACTGCGGTGGTCAGAGGCAGCAACTCTCACGTCCATCCTACGGCGCCACATGGCCCTCACCTTGTTGGGCTTGTTAAAGAGGCAGCTCCCGCCCCCCTGGAGCAAGAACTGAATGTACTCATCAACACTGCAGCGAGAAAACTTCCTGGGCAAATGGAATCTGTGTTTAAGAAGCACACGCGCAGGGATCAGGACATAAACAGGGACCGGAATACGAGGACAGCGCCGGCTCACAGCTCCACTCGGTAAACTGACAGTTACGTTGCCATCTGTGGTGAAATACCATGGCTGGAATCAGCACTGTTCCATCTGGCCGGTTCAGTCCAAACCAGTCACACTGCAAAGAGTTTTAAATGACTACGCTCTGATCTTTTAGAACATGCTGAAAAGAATTCAACAGTAACTATTTTAATGACCTGAACACTGATTAAAAGTCAATTGCTCCTCTGTTTCAGCTGCGTAACACACAAAGTGCACCTCAGAATGAGAGCAGCACGTGTTCGTGCAGCTGTGGCTGTCTGTGTGATGTGGAACTTTACCCGGTGTCCTCCATGATGCAGCCCTGCCAGGTATCCGGGCACCTGCAGTctcctgcagagagcagcagagagcagagagccgggtcagaggggggaggacagcaCCAACGTGTCCTTTAGCATTGAGACAAACGGATTTCCAAACAGCAAAGGAGCTGATCcttgaggagagaggaggagggtgccGTGTGCTCTGAGCTCACGTCCTGGCACTGAATAATGACGGTTCTTCCACATTAATCACTGAATCTTTTGTTCTGCGGCAGCGCTTcaacacccccccatccccaatcAGGTGACTAATCACACAATGGAAAAAGAGTCCTAGAAGAGAACGTCTGGCCGGAGACGCTAACACTGCAAACCGGAATGTCACCCAGCTAGCTCCCTTCATctgatcatttatttatttcagcccTTCCTCCATAGATTTCTCTGGTGCCCCCCCATCGTCAAAgctttcatctgtgtttttctaCCTGCGGAGGTGCGCGCATTGTTCCACCTCATGCCGATATTCTGGCCCAGACTCTGGCACAAGGTAATCGCCATGGCGGCAACATTCCCAAACTGGAAGAGGGAATACATCGTCACTTGTGTGGGACGACAGCGTCTGAGAGCAAGAGAACATTCTCCTCACCTCGTTGATGCCCCCTCCCCTCATCAGAGAGCACACTCCTCCAGTGAAGGCTGTCCCGCTGCGGCCGCTGTGGAACGTTCGCCCTCTGAAATACGGGACGCCAGCAAATCAATATCcagaaaaatcaaacaaatctcAATTCATTCAGTTCAGACAAAATCTTTTCCTCCATACGAGAAAAGTTGGACGACATCACTCTGGTCTCTGATGTTGTCCTTCCTGTATTTCATGAAGTTCTGCAGAGTTATCAGCAGATCCTCCATGACTGGCATCCTGTCCTTAGAGGTCcaggtctccatggcaaccagcaCGATCCTCGTGTTCAGCTGTTCCTTGTAGATcttggaggcaggaggagaaaaaacaacccaacatgCCCATCAATCTACCGTGTTGTTGTTATGACACCTGCACTGATCCACTTCACAGAACGTGTGTTTTCTGGGATAAATCATCTAAATGTGGTAccaagatcacacacacacgcacacacacacacacacgtgtgctcAGAGGGTTTAAATAGAGTTTTGGAGTAGGAGGCTGAGAATCGTGTAAACAAAGCTCTCACCGCGTCGGCCATGTTGACCACTGCTTTGGCAAAGTTCTTGGTTTGGCTGCTGGAGCGGTGCAGCTGCACGAACTGTGGAGACCAAACGGCAAAACTGAACAACCTGAAATACGATTACGGACGATTTTAACACTTTGAAGTCCATTCCAGCCGTTCCACTTTCATCAAAGGGTCCCACGGTTTATCCACGGTTCATCCCGGTGCTCCAGGAACCACAGAGACCCACTGGGTAGATTATCACAGGCTTCATAGATTACCCTTTATCACAGCCTTTTTTTGGTGGGATTTTCTTTGGGCTTTATCAGGATTACTGATTTCCATTTTGAATCTCACCATATCATTGTCGTTGACCACCATCAGCTCAATGTATTTGGTCTCGGTCTGGACTGAGGGTTTGCGGACGGATCTCTTGGATCTGCTCAGCTTCGCAGACGCCTGCTGTTGCCTGGTTTCAGGCGGTCTGTCATCCTCAGCGTCACCTCCTCTACGTTCCCACTCGCTGTCCTCTGTACAGTCTGGTCACAGacaggagcagagctgcagccacttGGGTACTTTCCCCTTTCAAAATCAGCTACAGTGCACAGAATCACTGCCAAACAGTCACTTTCTCATTCTAAAATGTCGTCACCCCGGTTAAATAGAAAGAGACTATAGAGAAAACCTTAATTTTTCTGGTGTACAGTCAAAGCTTAAAATGGATTTTAAGTACCTGGACAGCGAGGGGAAAGTCTAATATCAGGCATCCTACGGATCAAGTGAGCGCCGTCCTGCGAGGCGATACGTGACATCAGACGCATTCTCCAACGTGAGCATTCAACAATAAAACCCAGTTACCTGAGTGCTTCCATTGTAAACAGGTTCGATCCCATAGGAGAAGAATCCATCGGAGAACGTCCCACTGCGGTCAGCGGCGGAGCAGACAGGGCGAGAAAAGTCAAGATAAGTGTTACTCTGTAACACACACGGGTCATCGCATGAATCCAGGCTTGCTGTCATTCTCACCACAGGCCCCGGCAGGTGGAGAGGGCCGCCCAGGACTCTGGGGAGCCTCTTAACCTTCCCTGGTAGTAGCAGTGCTCCCCTCCCTGCGGACACCACACAACGCATGATGCGGCCTCTTCTGACACACACCAGGCTTCTAGATTTCATTGGATATCTGCTCCTAGGTAAAAAGCAGGCCCCCTCCGCTCTCCCCACAGCTGCGTTAATGGCACAGTTTGTGACCTACTTGTCTCCAGTGCTCCACTCCATCCCAACCCTCACAGTCCCAGCACTCAGCCTCCACACAGTTGGTCCGGAGGATTTAACACAGAACGACTGCACAGGAAGCAGCCGGCAAAGCAAAGACACACGAAGGGTGTAATGATGAGATCACACCTCTCGATATAACCTTGACCCTTTAGAACGAGGGGGGTGCTGCTTCATGAGGTCACAGCGCTGGAGAGGGTAAGGGCAGAACTGACAAAGGCCGTGCTGGTTCGACACCTCCAGTAGGAGCATTGAGCCAGATCTGCATCCAGCTAAGTGACAATCTGGCCTGATCACAGCTCTCCATCCCCGaccctgcaggtcccccccccccccccccccccgcccccgccccagCACCAAAGTGAACTGCACATATGATGCCAAGGCCACATTCTGATTTTCTCCTAATATTCCCTCCTCCCAGTTCACCGGCACAACCCTTCACTCCCCTTTGGTCTTCTTTCATTTTACAAGCTGCCCAGAACTTAATGACACTGCTGAGCTGGCTCATTGCTATGGAAACAGGTTTGTGATTGGCCCGAGGGAGAGTTTGGAAGGATTGTGGGTGGGGACATGAAGTGCTGGctggtggggtgggtgggtgagaggGAGCATGTTATGGCTTTTATCCATTTGCCTATTATCTTCCAATTCATCCTCTTCACTTGTGCTTTGACACCATGGGCTCCAACAGCTTTCAGGACTGTTGGTAAAATGCCACATCAAAGAGATGCGTGCATGCCACCGCCGACACGTCGACCTGTGTGCGTGGCGCCCACGTCAGTAACATGTTATTGTTAACATCAGCTAATGATAACAGACATCTTAAATGGCAACCTAGTACAAGAGAGAAAACGAGGTAGTTTCCTTCAATAGCCGAGGAAGCAAGATCAAAGTAAAATATCGCCAATCCGTGAAAGGAATTCATGTTTTCTGCTTCTAAATTTAGAATTTCAGAACAAAACACTGTGAGACATGAgcattatattatataataaaatcaaGTCTGCAGGAGGCCACTGAAAAACCTAAAATTCCGAACATTGCCTGgcaacaacagtgagaaatgtGACAAAATCAGACTTTCGGCACCCAAACAGCTCATCGCAGCCACTCCGGTCGGCTAATTAAGAAGCAAGCGGCACTGTGCCAAAACACGAGGTCACTCATTAATATCCCCTCAGTACGCCCCATGTCGCTGGTCTTACCACAGATTGTGAGGGTTCTCCATCCTGGTTAAAGTGCCTTTCCAAATATTCAGAGGACAGGAGGTGACTGGGGAGTGAGAGTGGACACCATGAGTACAACAGCACAACCTCCATCCTCAAAATTACACAAAtgttagcatattagcatgCAATGTTGATAAAACCTGCAAAAtcatcttctgtgtgtgtgtgtgtgtgtgtatgtgagagagagagagagagagagagagtgtgttgttGGTATTCCCCATCTTTTCATGCAGAATCGCTAAGTGCTTTTGCTTAAGTGCAAGGAAAATGCTAATGAGAACAGCTGCAGTGAATTAAGAACGCCGAGTGATACAAACGTTTGTGTAAAAGGCTGATTTTCTGTGAGGGAATACTAACTGGTTCAGCTCCAGATCCAGGGTGAACCTGTGTCCAAAAGCTTCCACTTGGAAAACACTCCGGGCCAAATGGACATactaagaagaaaaaaaccacaaGAGAGGCGCGACAGTTGATCAGTTGAAGGGTAACAAGTGTGGGTCGGTGTGTCGTGCTGTAAAAGACAGAGTCTCATGAATAATTCACCCCAGTCAATGGTTGTAAACTCTAAGAGCATCTCAGCTGATATTAAGACTGATAGAGTGCCCATTGATCAACACTTGCTTGCCAACACTGACACGGGACTGCGCCTGGCATTATGTCCCAGCAGAAAGGGGCAGAAAACTGCCGTCCAAACGTCCCTGGAGACCAGGTGGAGACATCAGGAGCCACAGAGGTGAAATCCACTGCAGACTAAACAGCGTCGCTGCTGGCTTGTCCACAAAGAGGCCAAACCATCCAGGCATTACTCTCTCCTAGTGCAGACAGCAGATGTCTGACTACACAGAGCCCCCCCCATCTCCACACTGGTCCTCAGTTTGTCACTGGTTATGCTTGCACGCTCTCCAGTAGCATCCATACGATGTTTCAGCCCGACAGTGAAAATGTTGCGTCAAGTTGTGTCAACGTTTATCTAAATTATTCAATTTCCCACCCACGTGGGCCTCACCTCGTCCTTTAAAGTGGAGGTAGCAGGCAATAAAATGTGGACGTTCGGATCGAGATAAGCAGATCGGGAAGATAAAAATGCTGCCTCCAGCCTTTCCAGAGCTTCTCCATGtaacagcagagaaagaaaaagctgaGCTCATCTCCGGCGGCTCCTAAATTTAGGCTGCGCCTCATTTTTGGAGCCTTAAATATTTTGAGATGTGCAAGAACAAACACGTTGAAACCAACAACCTGGCGGTCGGCTGCACAACCTGCTCTGTAATGTTCTCAGTTTAATTCCCGCTAAGAAATAAGTTCTTCTATTGTGCCACGGTCACAAAGGCGACTAATGTGTGTAATAAAACGGCAcatgagctcctccagcagttACTCGACAGCCTCTTGATCCATGCAGCACTTCCCACACGGGCCTGCTTCATAATTAATGGGGACATCAACACGCCATTGAATAATGAAAGTTGGGCTCGGCGTCCGACGTGACGGCTGCATATTTTAGGAGGActaagcttctttttttttcgcgTGAAGATGAATAACGCCGTACAAAAACGCTTATTGTCTTTCAAAGCGGACGATCTCGGTGGCGTTCACACAGAAGCGGGTCGGAGGGGTTCTGCTGCGCGgggctgcagatgttgaacGAAGGAGCAGATCCAGATGTTTCCCCCAGCGACTAACTGGGTCAGAGTCCAGGGGAGCAGCAACTGCTGCCCTACCTGTTCCTCTAATGCCCCCGT from Takifugu flavidus isolate HTHZ2018 chromosome 18, ASM371156v2, whole genome shotgun sequence encodes:
- the LOC130514602 gene encoding disintegrin and metalloproteinase domain-containing protein 11-like isoform X2, with translation MLAVWCFTVFAAVGERLAVSGERWSPVQDGGIWDWFTPAGWADGGGAAATEVTYPKRLVQQIDSAEEMAHDHLDTRVKNGTGDTSYVHLARSVFQVEAFGHRFTLDLELNHHLLSSEYLERHFNQDGEPSQSVGGEHCYYQGRLRGSPESWAALSTCRGLCGTFSDGFFSYGIEPVYNGSTQDGAHLIRRMPDIRLSPRCPDCTEDSEWERRGGDAEDDRPPETRQQQASAKLSRSKRSVRKPSVQTETKYIELMVVNDNDMFVQLHRSSSQTKNFAKAVVNMADAIYKEQLNTRIVLVAMETWTSKDRMPVMEDLLITLQNFMKYRKDNIRDQSDVVQLFSGRTFHSGRSGTAFTGGVCSLMRGGGINEFGNVAAMAITLCQSLGQNIGMRWNNARTSAGDCRCPDTWQGCIMEDTGFHLPRKFSRCSVDEYIQFLLQGGGSCLFNKPNKLLDPPECGNGFVEPGEECDCGSQVECARSGGACCKKCTLTHDAMCSNGLCCSGCKYELRGVVCRDTVNDCDIPETCTGDSSQCPHNVHKLDGYMCDNNQGRCYSGRCRTHDGQCRRLWGYNSADRFCYEKLNAEGTEKGNCGPGPEGRGWLQCNKPDVLCGFLFCANVTMKPKFGDLQGEVTSFTLYHQNKYLDCRGGHALLEDGSDLGYVEDGTPCGPNMMCLDRRCLPVAAFNLSTCAGSNFGRICSDHGTCSNEVKCICDRDYTGKDCSVFDPIPEPTVQMGPEKKGPSGTNIIIGSIAGAILLAAIVLGGTGWGFKNIRRGRSGGG
- the LOC130514602 gene encoding disintegrin and metalloproteinase domain-containing protein 11-like isoform X1; protein product: MLAVWCFTVFAAVGERLAVSGERWSPVQDGGIWDWFTPAGWADGGGAAATEVTYPKRLVQQIDSAEEMAHDHLDTRVKNGTGDTSYVHLARSVFQVEAFGHRFTLDLELNHHLLSSEYLERHFNQDGEPSQSVGGEHCYYQGRLRGSPESWAALSTCRGLCGTFSDGFFSYGIEPVYNGSTQDGAHLIRRMPDIRLSPRCPDCTEDSEWERRGGDAEDDRPPETRQQQASAKLSRSKRSVRKPSVQTETKYIELMVVNDNDMFVQLHRSSSQTKNFAKAVVNMADAIYKEQLNTRIVLVAMETWTSKDRMPVMEDLLITLQNFMKYRKDNIRDQSDVVQLFSGRTFHSGRSGTAFTGGVCSLMRGGGINEFGNVAAMAITLCQSLGQNIGMRWNNARTSAGDCRCPDTWQGCIMEDTGFHLPRKFSRCSVDEYIQFLLQGGGSCLFNKPNKLLDPPECGNGFVEPGEECDCGSQVECARSGGACCKKCTLTHDAMCSNGLCCSGCKYELRGVVCRDTVNDCDIPETCTGDSSQCPHNVHKLDGYMCDNNQGRCYSGRCRTHDGQCRRLWGYNSADRFCYEKLNAEGTEKGNCGPGPEGRGWLQCNKPDVLCGFLFCANVTMKPKFGDLQGEVTSFTLYHQNKYLDCRGGHALLEDGSDLGYVEDGTPCGPNMMCLDRRCLPVAAFNLSTCAGSNFGRICSDHGTCSNEVKCICDRDYTGKDCSVFDPIPEPTVQMGPEKKGTFEGEDLGEDKTLGPSFRLCVLSPPVFLFTLCRLHIREEGNQQQSSTCVPESLQISSDVCSRSICPEGPRSSSHCSSQVVGRWLSLWGGGLQDLPGV
- the LOC130514602 gene encoding disintegrin and metalloproteinase domain-containing protein 11-like isoform X3, translating into MLAVWCFTVFAAVGERLAVSGERWSPVQDGGIWDWFTPAGWADGGGAAATEVTYPKRLVQQIDSAEEMAHDHLDTRVKNGTGDTSYVHLARSVFQVEAFGHRFTLDLELNHHLLSSEYLERHFNQDGEPSQSVGGEHCYYQGRLRGSPESWAALSTCRGLCGTFSDGFFSYGIEPVYNGSTQDGAHLIRRMPDIRLSPRCPDCTEDSEWERRGGDAEDDRPPETRQQQASAKLSRSKRSVRKPSVQTETKYIELMVVNDNDMFVQLHRSSSQTKNFAKAVVNMADAIYKEQLNTRIVLVAMETWTSKDRMPVMEDLLITLQNFMKYRKDNIRDQSDVVQLFSGRTFHSGRSGTAFTGGVCSLMRGGGINEFGNVAAMAITLCQSLGQNIGMRWNNARTSAGDCRCPDTWQGCIMEDTGFHLPRKFSRCSVDEYIQFLLQGGGSCLFNKPNKLLDPPECGNGFVEPGEECDCGSQVECARSGGACCKKCTLTHDAMCSNGLCCSGCKYELRGVVCRDTVNDCDIPETCTGDSSQCPHNVHKLDGYMCDNNQGRCYSGRCRTHDGQCRRLWGYNSADRFCYEKLNAEGTEKGNCGPGPEGRGWLQCNKPDVLCGFLFCANVTMKPKFGDLQGEVTSFTLYHQNKYLDCRGGHALLEDGSDLGYVEDGTPCGPNMMCLDRRCLPVAAFNLSTCAGSNFGRICSDHGTCSNEVKCICDRDYTGKDCSVFDPIPEPTVQMGPEKKGTSPSASFLFLS